The following are from one region of the Nicotiana tomentosiformis chromosome 7, ASM39032v3, whole genome shotgun sequence genome:
- the LOC104099015 gene encoding telomere repeat-binding factor 4-like has translation MGNPKQKWTSEEEEALRAGVAKHGAGKWKNIQRDPEFNHLLYSRSNIDLKDKWRNLNVSANGQGPRDKSRTQKVKADAPAAPLLITQAPVSSTPVLQDAAADTIMEDSSKCALDGKTTSKYNQMIYDALSSLKEPNGSDTSTIVNFIEQRHEVPQNFRRLLSSRLRRLVQQDKLEKFENCYRIKKEVLERTKTATPKQKHVGPRQFPSSTYLGDTVEEAAKTAVYKVAEADNKSFVAAEAAKEEARVSKMAEDQDSLLLLAKDIFDRCSHGEIVLMA, from the exons ATGGGAAATCCAAAGCAAAAATGGacatctgaagaagaagaagcactTCGTGCCGGCGTCGCAAAGCACGGAGCTGGCAAATGGAAGAATATTCAAAGAGACCCTGAATTCAATCACCTCCTTTACTCTCGCTCCAACATCGATCTTAAG GATAAATGGAGAAATTTGAATGTTAGTGCCAATGGACAAGGACCAAGAGATAAATCTAGGACACAAAAAGTGAAGGCTGATGCTCCTGCAGCTCCATTGCTCATCACACAGGCCCCTGTTTCCTCAACTCCAGTTCTACAAGATGCAGCAGCAGACACCATCATGGAAGATTCTTCAAAATGCGCATTAGACGGAAAAACTACTTCTAA GTACAATCAAATGATATATGATGCACTTTCAAGTCTAAAAGAGCCAAATGGATCAGACACAAGCACAATTGTTAACTTCATTGAG CAAAGGCATGAGGTGCCCCAAAACTTCAGAAGGCTGCTGAGTTCTAGGCTGAGGAGGCTTGTTCAACAAGACAAACTTGAAAAG TTTGAGAATTGCTACAGGATTAAGAAAGAGGTGTTAGAAAGAACAAAGACAGCTACCCCAAAACAAAAACATGTTGGGCCAAGACAGTTTCCAAGTAGTACCTATCTTGGTGATACTGTTGAAGAAGCAGCAAAGACTGCTGTCTATAAGGTTGCAGAAGCTGACAATAAATCATTTGTAGCAGCTGAAGCAGCTAAGGAAGAAGCGAGAGTTTCGAAGATGGCTGAAGACCAAGATAGTTTACTGCTGTTGGCGAAGGATATTTTTGACAGAT GCTCACATGGCGAAATTGTGCTAATGGCATAA